In the Campylobacter sp. MIT 12-8780 genome, one interval contains:
- a CDS encoding ABC transporter ATP-binding protein, protein MIKLDRITKFYPLTNGGKHYVFRDFTFEFPDGCSIGLMGKNGAGKSTLMNMLSGAEVPNKGKILTNVRISWPLGLGGGFQSSLTARENIAFVARVYGCRGKKLREKIEFVQDFAEIGKFFDEPMSTYSSGMRSRIGFGLSMAFDFDYYLIDEAGAVGDPAFAKKSRKLYEEKLSSSKVIMVSHNIAEIKQWCDKIILLHDGIVDVYDDVDEGIAVYQGEIKGINA, encoded by the coding sequence ATGATAAAGCTTGATCGTATCACGAAATTTTACCCTTTAACAAATGGTGGCAAACACTATGTTTTTAGGGATTTTACCTTTGAATTTCCAGATGGCTGTTCTATTGGTTTGATGGGTAAAAATGGGGCTGGAAAATCAACTTTGATGAATATGCTTAGCGGGGCTGAAGTGCCAAATAAAGGCAAAATTCTCACTAATGTGCGAATTTCTTGGCCTCTTGGGCTTGGTGGGGGCTTTCAAAGTTCATTAACAGCAAGGGAAAATATAGCTTTTGTGGCACGAGTTTATGGCTGTAGAGGCAAAAAATTACGCGAGAAGATCGAGTTTGTGCAAGACTTTGCTGAGATTGGTAAATTCTTTGATGAGCCGATGAGTACTTATTCAAGTGGTATGCGTTCGCGCATAGGTTTTGGTTTGAGTATGGCTTTTGACTTTGATTATTATTTGATCGATGAGGCTGGTGCTGTGGGCGATCCAGCATTTGCGAAAAAAAGTCGCAAGTTATATGAAGAAAAGCTTTCAAGCTCAAAAGTGATTATGGTTTCTCATAATATCGCTGAGATTAAGCAGTGGTGTGATAAGATTATCTTGCTTCATGATGGTATTGTTGATGTGTATGATGATGTTGATGAGGGCATAGCTGTGTATCAAGGCGAGATTAAGGGTATAAACGCATGA
- a CDS encoding capsule biosynthesis protein: MQENSFSQKLKSFLLLDTYKVVLVLMAFVLGYYYFIAANRYVSESVISVRSTNSDSSSASLSGLTTLLGASGATSNEDITYLKTYILSLDMLQILDQKIGIRKFYEAQKLDPFFSLGSSADQESFLKFYQARVKITDNNGLLVLQVEGFTPEQAHLIAQSILDESERFVNEVSHKGAREQLAFAEEELIKYKIKYQQSADALTAFQNEHGVFDPLKEAESRASFIAQMEGSIAEKEAKLLAMQSYINENAPQLSTLKAEISALKQQLEIEKSRIASSSNASKLNDLAADFQKLTIEAGFAESAYTAALKAFETTRIEAIRKIKQLVIIQNPTTPQSAMYPKKLYNIITIFVILSLVFGVAKLIKTIIEEHKY; encoded by the coding sequence ATTCAAGAAAATTCTTTCTCACAAAAGCTTAAAAGCTTTCTTTTGCTTGATACTTATAAAGTCGTGCTTGTTTTGATGGCTTTTGTTTTGGGGTATTATTATTTTATCGCAGCTAATCGTTATGTGAGCGAAAGTGTGATAAGCGTGCGTTCTACAAATTCTGATTCAAGCTCAGCTTCTTTAAGTGGCTTAACAACTTTACTTGGTGCAAGCGGGGCAACTTCAAATGAAGATATTACTTATCTTAAGACTTATATTTTGTCTTTGGATATGCTTCAAATTTTAGATCAAAAGATAGGTATTCGCAAATTTTATGAAGCTCAAAAGCTCGATCCTTTCTTTTCTCTTGGCTCCTCAGCCGATCAAGAAAGTTTTTTGAAATTTTATCAAGCTCGGGTAAAAATCACGGATAATAACGGCTTACTCGTCTTGCAAGTTGAGGGTTTTACTCCAGAACAAGCTCATCTTATCGCTCAAAGCATACTTGATGAAAGCGAGCGTTTTGTGAATGAGGTTTCACACAAAGGTGCAAGAGAGCAGCTTGCTTTTGCTGAAGAAGAGTTGATAAAATACAAGATTAAATACCAACAAAGTGCTGATGCGCTCACAGCTTTTCAAAACGAACATGGTGTGTTTGATCCTTTAAAAGAAGCTGAATCAAGAGCAAGCTTTATCGCCCAAATGGAAGGCAGTATCGCTGAAAAAGAAGCCAAACTTTTAGCTATGCAAAGCTATATCAATGAAAATGCTCCCCAGTTAAGCACCTTAAAAGCTGAGATTAGCGCACTAAAACAACAGCTTGAGATTGAAAAATCACGCATTGCTTCAAGTTCAAACGCATCAAAGCTCAATGACTTAGCTGCTGATTTTCAAAAACTTACTATTGAAGCTGGTTTTGCTGAAAGTGCCTATACGGCGGCTTTAAAAGCATTTGAAACAACAAGGATAGAAGCTATACGAAAGATCAAACAACTTGTCATCATTCAAAATCCCACCACTCCACAAAGTGCGATGTATCCTAAAAAGCTGTATAATATCATCACGATTTTTGTGATCTTAAGCCTTGTTTTTGGGGTAGCAAAGCTTATAAAAACGATTATAGAGGAGCATAAATACTAA
- a CDS encoding polysaccharide biosynthesis/export family protein, translated as MKKIIISLILPLLVLAVDVSQIAGTTSTSVLANDLNTSSNTTFENNVSAQSNFIQAPVIQVFGSHLFGGNFSKNTQHVYNPDYKIAVGDQISLKIWGAVEFERNLVVDSQGNIFVPQVGAIKVLGVRNADLLKVIQASVSKIYKNNVFVYADMNAYQSVSVFVTGNVNAPGLYQGLSSDSIIQYLDKANGINLDYGSFRNIRILRDDKLVEELDLYDFLLKGKMSLFAFRTGDVVFVDSVQKYAFASGDVQKPFRFELKNDILTLQDLAIAAGAKPIVTNAIVKSYAANHALEVKSYTKKDFANVKLNTADVVEFRPDYTAQSVSVRIEGEHNGLHSVVVRKGTTLEEVVRSIITNAQSDINSVQVFRKSVALTQKKLIEAQLKELETLALTAPAVNADIAAVRATQAKTILEFIQRAKQVEPKGQIIIDDARAYKSIVLEEDDLIVVPSKNNLVLVQGEVALPGAFVYMNNEKMRYYIQLAGDFSQRADKSRVLVIRSSGKAEKYTASFFGSGTSIKPGDSILVLPKVDSQNLQVVSMLTQILYQIAIATNVVLNL; from the coding sequence ATGAAAAAGATTATAATAAGCCTCATTTTGCCATTGCTAGTTTTGGCTGTTGATGTATCACAAATTGCCGGAACGACAAGCACAAGCGTTTTAGCAAATGATTTAAACACTAGCTCAAATACCACTTTTGAAAACAATGTCTCAGCACAATCAAATTTCATTCAAGCTCCAGTCATTCAAGTCTTTGGCTCGCATTTATTTGGTGGAAATTTCAGCAAAAATACCCAGCATGTGTATAATCCAGACTATAAAATCGCTGTTGGCGATCAAATTAGCCTTAAAATTTGGGGCGCGGTTGAGTTTGAACGCAATTTAGTTGTGGATTCTCAAGGTAATATTTTCGTGCCTCAAGTTGGAGCGATTAAGGTTTTGGGCGTAAGAAATGCTGATTTGCTCAAAGTTATTCAAGCTAGCGTAAGTAAAATTTATAAAAATAATGTCTTTGTGTATGCAGATATGAATGCTTATCAAAGTGTGAGCGTTTTTGTAACAGGAAATGTCAATGCGCCCGGACTTTATCAAGGACTAAGTTCAGACTCGATAATCCAATACCTTGATAAAGCAAATGGCATAAATTTAGACTATGGAAGTTTTCGAAATATACGCATTTTAAGAGATGATAAACTTGTGGAAGAGCTTGATTTGTATGATTTTTTGCTTAAGGGCAAGATGAGCTTATTTGCTTTTAGGACGGGCGATGTCGTGTTTGTAGATAGCGTGCAAAAATACGCTTTTGCAAGCGGAGATGTGCAAAAACCCTTTCGCTTTGAGCTTAAAAATGATATTCTTACCCTGCAAGATTTAGCCATAGCTGCTGGAGCAAAGCCTATCGTTACAAATGCTATCGTTAAAAGCTACGCAGCCAATCATGCTTTAGAAGTAAAATCCTATACAAAAAAAGACTTTGCAAATGTAAAGTTAAATACCGCCGATGTGGTGGAATTTCGTCCTGATTATACCGCTCAAAGCGTGAGTGTGAGGATAGAAGGCGAACATAACGGACTTCATTCTGTGGTGGTAAGAAAAGGCACTACGCTTGAAGAAGTAGTTCGAAGTATCATCACAAACGCCCAATCAGATATTAACTCCGTGCAAGTGTTTCGAAAAAGCGTTGCGCTGACACAAAAAAAGCTCATAGAAGCCCAACTTAAAGAGCTTGAAACACTAGCCTTAACAGCTCCTGCGGTTAATGCTGATATAGCAGCTGTACGTGCAACCCAAGCAAAAACTATACTTGAGTTTATCCAAAGAGCAAAACAAGTAGAGCCAAAAGGACAAATCATCATCGATGATGCAAGAGCTTATAAAAGTATAGTCCTTGAAGAAGATGATCTCATCGTCGTTCCAAGCAAAAATAATCTTGTTTTAGTTCAAGGTGAAGTTGCTTTGCCCGGAGCTTTTGTGTATATGAATAATGAAAAAATGCGTTATTACATACAACTTGCCGGTGATTTTAGTCAAAGGGCTGATAAATCAAGAGTTCTTGTCATACGCTCAAGCGGTAAGGCTGAAAAATACACCGCAAGCTTTTTTGGCTCAGGCACGAGCATAAAGCCCGGAGATAGCATACTTGTCCTACCAAAAGTTGATAGTCAAAATCTTCAAGTTGTCAGTATGCTTACTCAAATTTTATATCAAATCGCCATTGCAACTAATGTTGTGCTGAATTTATGA
- a CDS encoding KpsF/GutQ family sugar-phosphate isomerase, which translates to MKNTILNIAKEVFEIEAKTLQDLALRLDEKFVKAIELILTIKGRCVISGMGKSGHIGAKIAATLASTGTPSFFMHPAEALHGDLGMLTSEDLLLAISNSGETEEILKLIPAVKRRQIPLIAMCGVAKSTLAKQADIFLDIYVKKEACPLQLAPMSSTTATLAMGDAIAAALMKERKFKPDDFALFHPGGSLGRKLLTKVGDLMVKKLPIVSPETNFNELVDVMTSGKLGLCIVLEDEKLVGIITDGDLRRALKANDKPRFDFLAKEIMSKNPKTIDANAMATEAEELMIKHKIKEIPVSKKGKIVGIIQLYDIGRV; encoded by the coding sequence ATGAAAAATACTATCTTAAATATCGCTAAAGAAGTCTTTGAGATCGAAGCCAAAACCCTACAAGATTTGGCTTTAAGGCTTGATGAGAAATTTGTAAAAGCCATAGAATTAATCCTAACAATCAAAGGGCGTTGTGTTATCAGTGGTATGGGTAAATCAGGGCATATAGGAGCAAAAATCGCCGCAACCTTAGCAAGCACAGGCACACCAAGCTTTTTTATGCACCCAGCCGAAGCTTTGCATGGTGATCTTGGAATGCTTACAAGTGAAGATTTGCTTTTAGCGATCTCAAATTCAGGCGAAACAGAAGAGATTTTAAAGCTTATACCAGCAGTAAAAAGACGTCAAATTCCACTCATTGCAATGTGTGGCGTGGCTAAATCAACCTTAGCCAAGCAAGCTGATATTTTTTTAGATATTTATGTCAAAAAAGAAGCATGTCCTTTGCAACTTGCCCCTATGAGTAGCACTACAGCTACGCTTGCTATGGGCGATGCAATCGCTGCTGCTTTGATGAAAGAGAGAAAATTCAAACCAGATGATTTTGCCTTGTTTCATCCGGGCGGAAGTTTGGGGCGAAAATTACTCACAAAAGTAGGGGATTTGATGGTGAAAAAGCTCCCTATAGTCAGTCCAGAAACGAATTTTAATGAACTTGTTGATGTAATGACAAGTGGAAAATTAGGACTTTGCATAGTTTTAGAAGATGAAAAGCTCGTAGGTATCATCACAGATGGGGACTTAAGAAGGGCTTTAAAGGCAAATGATAAGCCAAGATTTGATTTTTTAGCTAAAGAAATTATGAGTAAAAACCCAAAAACAATAGATGCAAATGCTATGGCAACAGAAGCTGAAGAGCTCATGATAAAACACAAAATCAAAGAAATCCCAGTATCAAAAAAAGGCAAAATCGTAGGCATTATCCAGCTTTATGATATAGGCAGGGTGTGA
- a CDS encoding mannose-1-phosphate guanylyltransferase/mannose-6-phosphate isomerase: MTNILLCGGSGTRLWPLSRELMPKQFLRLFDENSLFELCLQRNASFCSQSLIVSNEQQYFLALDQCENLQNQGKILQDSFSFLLEPLAKNTAAAITLATLALDKDELCLVSPSDHLIKDLKAYEKVLTRACELAQHNFLVTFGIKPNYAEAGYGYIEAKGEEVLAFHEKPDLNTAQAYLTKGNFFWNSGMFVFKAGFFLEQMSEFAPDILKACKKAYENAYEEKALLRIKREYMLNIPELSIDYALMEKSNKVKMVQSDIQWSDVGSFDALYDEFDKDEYNNAIKAQTLMLESKNNLIFCSNSKKLIATTNLENLIIIDTEDALMICPKSKSQNVKNLVSKLKDQGEICKIHLTAHRPWGTYTVLEDEKGYKLKRIEVKPGKRLSLQKHFHRNEHWIVVSGTASVEIEGTHCLVRPNESIYIKMGQKHRLSNEGKIPVILIEAQVGEYTGEDDIVRIDDDFKRQ; this comes from the coding sequence ATGACAAATATACTTTTATGTGGTGGTAGTGGTACTAGGCTTTGGCCTCTTTCAAGAGAGCTTATGCCTAAGCAGTTTTTGAGGCTTTTTGATGAGAATTCTTTATTTGAGCTTTGCCTTCAAAGAAATGCCTCTTTTTGCTCTCAAAGCCTTATTGTTTCAAATGAACAGCAGTATTTTTTAGCTCTTGATCAATGTGAAAATTTGCAAAATCAAGGCAAGATTTTACAAGATAGCTTTTCTTTTTTGCTTGAGCCCTTAGCTAAAAATACAGCTGCAGCGATCACCTTAGCTACCTTAGCTTTAGATAAAGATGAGTTGTGTCTGGTTAGCCCAAGCGATCATTTGATAAAAGACTTAAAAGCCTATGAAAAAGTGCTTACTAGAGCTTGTGAATTAGCACAACACAATTTTTTAGTTACCTTTGGTATCAAGCCAAATTATGCTGAAGCAGGTTATGGTTATATAGAAGCAAAGGGCGAAGAAGTGCTTGCCTTTCATGAAAAGCCTGATTTAAATACTGCTCAAGCTTATCTTACAAAGGGAAATTTTTTCTGGAATAGTGGTATGTTTGTCTTTAAGGCTGGTTTCTTCTTAGAACAGATGAGTGAATTTGCCCCTGATATACTTAAGGCTTGTAAAAAAGCTTATGAAAACGCTTATGAAGAAAAAGCCTTGCTTAGGATTAAAAGAGAGTATATGTTAAACATACCTGAGCTAAGTATTGATTATGCTTTGATGGAAAAATCAAATAAAGTCAAAATGGTTCAAAGCGATATACAATGGAGCGATGTAGGCAGTTTTGACGCGCTTTATGATGAGTTTGACAAAGATGAATATAACAATGCCATAAAGGCTCAAACTCTTATGCTTGAAAGTAAAAATAATCTCATATTTTGCTCAAATTCAAAAAAGCTCATTGCCACTACAAATTTAGAAAATCTCATCATCATAGACACAGAAGATGCCTTAATGATTTGCCCTAAAAGCAAGTCCCAAAATGTTAAAAATTTAGTTTCTAAGCTCAAAGATCAAGGAGAGATTTGTAAAATTCATCTTACAGCACATCGCCCTTGGGGAACTTATACTGTGCTTGAAGATGAAAAGGGCTATAAACTTAAACGTATAGAGGTAAAACCGGGTAAAAGGCTTTCTTTGCAAAAGCATTTTCACCGCAATGAGCATTGGATAGTCGTAAGTGGCACAGCAAGCGTTGAGATAGAAGGCACGCATTGCCTTGTGCGTCCAAATGAAAGCATATATATCAAAATGGGACAAAAGCACAGGCTAAGCAATGAAGGTAAAATTCCAGTCATCTTGATCGAAGCTCAAGTAGGAGAATACACAGGAGAAGATGATATAGTGCGAATTGATGATGATTTTAAACGCCAATGA
- the gmd gene encoding GDP-mannose 4,6-dehydratase yields the protein MKKALITGVTGQDGAYLSEFLLSKGYEVHGIKRRSSLFNTDRIDHLFEDQHNKSNNFYLHYGDMTDSMNLTRIIAEIKPDEIYNLAAMSHVHVSFDTPEYTANADGIGTLRILDAVRFLGLVDKTRIYQASTSELYGLVQGVPQSEKTPFYPRSPYACAKLYAYWISVNYREAYGVFASNGILFNHESPIRGETFVTRKITRAAAKIALNLQDKLYLGNLSAKRDWGHAKDYVKAMWLILQHEKADDFVIATGETTEVRDFVRLAFAYLGLKLEFKGKGVDEVGFIASIDEDRAKALGLDYTHLSLNQELVCVDKRYFRPSEVDLLLGDPRKAQTELGWSREYDLQDLVNDMMSSDLKLMSKDMYLKEGGYKIMRYFE from the coding sequence ATGAAAAAAGCCTTAATCACAGGTGTTACAGGACAAGATGGGGCGTATTTGAGTGAGTTTTTACTCTCAAAAGGCTATGAAGTGCACGGCATAAAACGTCGTAGCTCACTTTTTAACACCGATAGGATAGATCATCTTTTTGAAGATCAGCACAATAAAAGCAATAATTTTTACCTACATTATGGGGATATGACTGATAGTATGAATCTTACTCGCATTATAGCTGAGATAAAACCAGATGAAATTTATAATCTTGCTGCTATGAGCCATGTGCATGTGAGCTTTGATACCCCAGAATACACAGCAAATGCTGATGGCATAGGCACCTTACGCATACTTGATGCGGTGCGATTTTTAGGACTTGTTGATAAAACACGCATTTATCAAGCTTCAACTTCTGAGCTTTATGGACTAGTTCAAGGTGTGCCTCAAAGTGAGAAAACACCTTTTTATCCTCGCTCTCCTTATGCTTGTGCTAAACTTTATGCGTATTGGATTAGCGTAAATTATAGAGAAGCGTATGGGGTGTTTGCAAGCAATGGAATTTTGTTTAACCATGAAAGTCCTATAAGAGGAGAAACCTTTGTTACAAGAAAGATTACAAGAGCTGCAGCAAAAATAGCCTTAAATTTACAAGATAAACTCTATCTTGGCAATCTTTCAGCCAAAAGAGACTGGGGGCATGCAAAAGACTATGTAAAGGCTATGTGGCTTATCTTGCAGCATGAAAAGGCTGATGATTTTGTTATCGCTACAGGAGAAACTACTGAGGTAAGGGATTTTGTACGTTTAGCCTTTGCTTATCTTGGTTTAAAACTTGAGTTTAAGGGCAAGGGCGTTGATGAAGTGGGCTTTATCGCTAGTATAGATGAAGATAGGGCTAAGGCTTTGGGGCTTGATTATACGCATTTGAGCTTAAATCAAGAATTAGTTTGTGTGGATAAGAGGTATTTTCGCCCAAGTGAGGTGGATTTGCTTTTAGGTGATCCACGCAAGGCTCAAACCGAGCTTGGCTGGAGCAGGGAGTATGATTTACAAGATTTGGTAAATGATATGATGAGTAGTGATTTAAAGCTTATGAGTAAAGATATGTATCTTAAAGAAGGTGGATACAAGATTATGCGGTATTTTGAGTAA
- a CDS encoding DegT/DnrJ/EryC1/StrS family aminotransferase, with protein sequence MQAYTLASSTWDKKELEAIQEVIDSDIFTMGKKVAEFEKDFAKFVGSKYAVMTSSGSTANLIATAALFYTKTPKLKRGDEVIVPAVSWSTTYYPLYQYGLKLKFVDIDLYTLNYDLLALKEAINDKTKMIMCVNLLGNANDFDAIKAMIEGKDIILLEDNCESMGAEYKGKQAGTFGIMGTFSTFYSHHMATMEGGFVVSDDEELYHILLSLRAHGWTRNLPKHNLVSGTKSDDYFEEAFKFVLPGYNVRPVEMSGAIGIQQLKKLPLFLKNRRENASYFVELFKDDKDFIIQQEIGLSSWFGFSFIIKPQSKITREEVIKAFKEANIEVRPIVTGDFTQNEVIKYFDYELFGELKNAKLLHTNGFFVGNHQVNIKAQIDLLYKTLNKLTHRGGGH encoded by the coding sequence ATGCAAGCATATACTCTTGCTAGCTCAACTTGGGATAAAAAAGAGCTTGAGGCTATACAAGAAGTCATTGATAGTGATATTTTTACTATGGGTAAAAAAGTGGCTGAATTTGAAAAAGATTTTGCTAAATTCGTTGGCTCAAAATATGCTGTGATGACAAGCTCAGGCTCAACAGCAAACTTAATCGCCACTGCGGCTTTATTTTACACCAAAACACCTAAACTTAAAAGAGGCGATGAGGTTATAGTGCCAGCTGTTTCTTGGAGCACGACTTATTATCCGCTTTATCAATACGGACTTAAACTTAAATTTGTAGATATTGATCTATATACGCTAAATTATGATCTTTTGGCTTTAAAAGAGGCGATTAATGATAAAACAAAGATGATAATGTGTGTGAATTTGCTAGGTAATGCAAATGATTTTGATGCGATTAAGGCTATGATTGAGGGCAAAGATATTATCTTACTTGAGGATAATTGCGAATCTATGGGTGCTGAGTATAAGGGTAAGCAGGCTGGAACTTTTGGCATTATGGGGACTTTTTCTACTTTTTATTCTCATCATATGGCGACTATGGAGGGTGGTTTTGTAGTGAGTGATGATGAGGAGCTTTACCATATCTTGCTTTCTTTAAGAGCGCATGGCTGGACAAGGAATTTGCCAAAGCATAATTTAGTAAGCGGAACAAAAAGTGATGATTATTTTGAAGAAGCCTTTAAATTTGTTTTGCCCGGATATAATGTGCGTCCGGTTGAAATGAGTGGAGCCATAGGCATACAACAGCTTAAAAAACTGCCTTTGTTTTTAAAAAATCGCCGTGAAAACGCAAGTTATTTTGTAGAGCTTTTTAAAGATGATAAGGATTTTATCATCCAGCAAGAAATAGGCTTAAGTTCTTGGTTTGGCTTTTCTTTCATCATCAAGCCTCAAAGTAAGATCACAAGAGAAGAAGTGATTAAAGCCTTTAAAGAGGCAAATATAGAAGTGCGTCCTATAGTAACAGGGGATTTTACCCAAAATGAGGTGATAAAATACTTTGATTATGAGCTTTTTGGTGAGCTTAAAAATGCCAAGCTTTTACATACAAATGGCTTTTTTGTAGGCAATCATCAAGTCAATATCAAAGCTCAAATCGATTTGCTTTATAAAACTTTAAACAAGCTTACTCATAGAGGGGGGGGGCATTAA
- a CDS encoding GDP-L-fucose synthase family protein, whose translation MRKESKIFIAGHKGLVGSALLRALQAQGFVNLITKTHDELDLCDQKAVAEFFEKTKPEYVFLAAAKVGGIEANNTFRADFIYENLQIQNNVIHQAYKNKVKKLLFLGSTCIYPKNAPQPISEESLLSSKLEYTNEPYAIAKIAGLKMCESYNFQYGTNFLSVMPTNLYGINDNFDLKSSHVLPALLRKIYLAKLLDEGKNELVLNNLKAKSIDEARAYLANFGVSEKSVEIWGSGKPRREFLYVDDMAEACIFIMQNIDFKDLSSKNSKEIKNTHLNIGTGKDISIKELAELIQNIIGFKGTLIFNTLKPDGTMRKLSDVSKLKNLGWSATTKLEQGIKNIYEWYKLAHGGGRLI comes from the coding sequence ATGCGTAAAGAAAGTAAAATTTTTATCGCTGGACATAAAGGGCTTGTGGGTTCAGCCTTGCTTAGAGCTTTACAGGCTCAAGGCTTTGTTAATTTAATCACTAAAACACATGATGAGCTTGATTTGTGCGATCAAAAAGCAGTGGCTGAGTTTTTTGAAAAAACAAAGCCTGAGTATGTCTTTTTAGCTGCAGCAAAAGTTGGTGGTATAGAAGCTAATAACACTTTTAGAGCTGATTTTATCTATGAAAATTTACAAATTCAAAACAATGTCATTCATCAAGCATATAAAAATAAAGTCAAAAAACTACTCTTTTTAGGTTCAACTTGCATTTATCCTAAAAATGCCCCTCAGCCAATCAGCGAAGAAAGCCTTCTTAGCTCTAAGCTTGAATACACAAACGAACCTTATGCTATAGCTAAAATAGCCGGACTTAAAATGTGTGAAAGCTATAATTTCCAATACGGCACAAATTTCTTAAGCGTTATGCCTACGAATTTATATGGCATAAATGATAATTTTGATTTAAAAAGCTCTCATGTTTTACCGGCTTTATTAAGAAAAATCTATCTTGCAAAATTGCTTGATGAGGGCAAAAATGAGCTTGTATTAAACAACCTTAAAGCAAAGAGCATTGATGAAGCTAGAGCGTATCTGGCTAACTTTGGAGTGAGTGAAAAAAGTGTTGAAATTTGGGGTAGTGGCAAGCCAAGAAGGGAATTTTTATATGTTGATGATATGGCTGAGGCTTGTATTTTTATCATGCAAAATATTGATTTCAAAGACTTATCAAGCAAAAACTCAAAGGAAATCAAAAATACACACCTAAACATAGGCACAGGAAAAGACATCAGTATAAAAGAACTCGCAGAACTTATACAAAACATAATCGGCTTTAAAGGCACACTCATTTTTAATACTTTAAAGCCAGATGGCACGATGAGAAAGCTTAGTGATGTATCAAAGCTAAAGAATTTAGGCTGGAGTGCCACAACAAAGTTAGAGCAAGGCATTAAAAATATATATGAATGGTATAAACTAGCTCATGGGGGGGGGCGTTTGATTTAA
- the rfbC gene encoding dTDP-4-dehydrorhamnose 3,5-epimerase, with protein sequence MAIEFNIKQSTKLQGVYIITPNISSDLRGNIYTSFLKDEIDKLLPKGLFFKHDKFSLSRQNVLRGIHGDTKSYKFVSCVYGEILQVVVDCRKESPSYLQYEKFIINQNEQKFILIPPHMGNAYYVKSKEALYHYKLAYEGEYFDAPDQFSLAYDDNRIGIDWDLNNQKPILSNRDLQSLNSAKKENK encoded by the coding sequence ATGGCTATAGAATTTAATATTAAACAAAGCACCAAGCTTCAAGGTGTATATATCATCACACCAAACATTTCTAGTGATCTTCGTGGCAATATCTACACTTCATTTTTAAAAGATGAGATAGACAAACTTCTACCAAAAGGGCTTTTCTTTAAGCATGATAAATTTTCTCTTTCAAGGCAAAATGTTTTACGCGGCATACACGGAGATACTAAATCTTACAAATTTGTAAGTTGTGTGTATGGAGAAATTTTGCAAGTTGTGGTTGATTGTAGAAAAGAAAGTCCTAGCTATTTACAATATGAGAAATTTATTATCAACCAAAATGAGCAAAAATTCATACTCATACCACCACATATGGGAAATGCTTATTATGTTAAAAGTAAAGAGGCTTTATATCATTACAAGCTCGCCTATGAAGGTGAATATTTTGATGCACCAGATCAATTTTCACTTGCTTATGATGATAATCGTATAGGCATTGATTGGGACTTAAATAATCAAAAACCCATACTTTCAAACAGGGACTTACAAAGTTTAAATTCAGCAAAAAAGGAGAATAAATGA
- a CDS encoding acyltransferase codes for MNTNSMFFSREELEAMNFKSLGENVLIDRLTPIYRPEKISIGSNVRIGSFCILSGDIKIGDYVHIASYCFLNASNLGIEIGNFVNIGSYSRLLCESDDYSGQSLVSADVPAHLKNTQRGSIVLKNHCLVGSGVLILPGVVLKQGTSVGAMSMMKASTEPFGIYAGIPAKKIKQRSKNLLKFEKEFLHTLAIAEV; via the coding sequence ATGAATACAAATTCTATGTTTTTTTCACGCGAAGAACTTGAAGCGATGAATTTTAAAAGTTTGGGTGAAAATGTGCTTATCGATAGACTTACACCTATTTATCGTCCAGAAAAGATAAGCATTGGTTCAAATGTAAGAATAGGAAGCTTTTGTATATTAAGTGGAGATATAAAAATTGGAGATTATGTACATATTGCTTCATATTGTTTTTTGAATGCTTCAAATTTGGGTATTGAAATAGGCAATTTTGTGAATATTGGTTCGTATTCGCGCTTGCTCTGTGAAAGCGATGATTATTCAGGGCAAAGCTTAGTCAGTGCTGATGTGCCAGCACATTTGAAAAATACTCAAAGGGGTAGTATAGTTTTAAAAAACCATTGCCTTGTGGGTTCAGGGGTGCTTATTTTACCCGGAGTTGTTTTGAAACAAGGCACGAGTGTTGGTGCTATGAGCATGATGAAGGCATCAACTGAACCTTTTGGAATTTATGCAGGGATTCCGGCTAAAAAGATAAAGCAAAGAAGTAAAAATTTACTTAAATTTGAGAAGGAATTTCTACATACTTTAGCTATAGCTGAGGTGTGA